The Hypomesus transpacificus isolate Combined female chromosome 2, fHypTra1, whole genome shotgun sequence genome window below encodes:
- the phf20l1 gene encoding PHD finger protein 20-like protein 1 isoform X5, which translates to MSKKPPNRPGISFEVGSRVEAQDYLKKWYPSRIEEVDFEEGKMLVHFDRWSHRYDEWIPWDSTRLRPLERSAIRKEGLKEDEEMTELRDGEEVLARWTDCRYYPAKIESFNKDTGTYTVQFYDGVVRCVKRIHIKSMPEDAKGQDWVALVKAASAAARNRGNSKPRTSANSNKNRDEGRGERSEDEDAEDDFDDDEQEEESNSDKPGACVDSAGDQEEQRDEEDSRHTPVSSPAPTKGGARRSNHQSVESTSSTPSQPVSAPSSAGEETQSGTEPPLPSLSSSTAPSLPAPSSPSPSLRTSESAQQRRRSQRLASTPVDAPGDPTPSPAHADNSPSSPAKETRPTEIDASSTEGAVLNCVEKSDSSLHNYCAGMPSTPTPPAPATGQNQLPGGPPANHAGEKSSPLAAAPGLKTATIRTPKMNKHTREPIMSTLRSEDPSSPGDLDSQFQCQVAGCSKAFRKAKLLEYHLKYYHNADRETHDFETGSPDRVGRTRATSTSLPPSSNPQLEVPDSKRRRTVSSSSSLSPQAQALQLDCVRAGRTGRKKRSSASMSSDSTEVSLPPPPRDRSLDNLHEKILKKVIDKDKYPETGFIKTEKKVKLEEKPQQLGKKKEKDRERRDRKDKDLFKLKQKKKKKKRKKSKEHSYTDFDGMSLSFLDRSSSPLHRSSGSAFTFLTSSSPSSSKHHQYPRAILSVDLTGENLSDVDYLEDSTTESLLLSGDDLSQEDLAMEAFPPEEPQDSQEIVRCVCQMDEENGFMIQCEECMCWQHSVCMGLLEDSIPEQYICYICRDPPGQRWSAKYLHDRDWLTKGHMFGLSFLSDNYSNQNCQKIVSTHQLLADAYSLKTLLHGLTLKMDILQNRHSPSLHFWARSWVNSDEDQPMGGLPDCLHFQEVLADSEDQNCLPDTYITSEHSYQKPPGTPGAATDPPRMAADLLGCSREEGEVGMSLELKTVTHSVEQGERAAVMLPGADSVEHARNCLQWQMNLLTHIEDVQNQLASRMDLIEKELDVLESWLDLSGELEPPDPLARLPQLKLRIKQLLSDLGKVQQMSALCSV; encoded by the exons GAgttgagagatggagaagaggtgCTCGCTCGATGGACAGACTGTCGATATTACCCTGCTAAGATAGAGTCATTCAACAAGGACA CTGGTACCTACACGGTGCAGTTCTACGACGGGGTTGTCCGCTGTGTGAAGAGGATACATATCAAGTCCATGCCAGAGGATGCAAAAGGCCag gaCTGGGTGGCGTTGGTAAAGGCCGCCTCGGCCGCCGCCAGGAACAGAGGCAATAGTAAACCTCGGACCAGCGCCAACAGTAACAAAAACCGCGATGAGGGCCGCGGAGAGCGCTCCGAGGATGAAGACGCCGAGGACGACTTCGATGACGacgagcaggaagaggagagcaacTCTGACAAACCTG GTGCTTGTGTTGATTCTGCAGGAGATCAGGAGGAGCaaagggatgaggaggacagCAGACACACCCCCGTCTCCAGCCCGGCCCCTACCAAGGGTGGGGCCAGGCGCTCCAATCATCAGTCTGTAGAGTCCAccagctccaccccctcccaacCCGTCTCTGCCCCCTcgtcagcaggagaggagacccAGTCGGGCAccgagccccccctcccctctctcagctCCTCCACTGCACCCTCACTTCCTG ccccctccagcccctccccctccttaagAACGTCAGAGTCTGCACAGCAGAGACGACGCTCCCAGCGACTTGCGAGCACCCCAGTCGACGCACCCGGCGACCCCACTCCCAGCCCTGCACACGCCGACAACAGCCCCTCATCCCCCGCCAAAGAGACACGCCCGACAGAGATCGATGCATCTTCTACAGAGG GTGCAGTTCTGAACTGTGTGGAGAAGTCAGATTCCAGCCTCCATAACTACTGTGCAGGAATGCCCTCCACACCCACTCCTCCAGCACCAGCCACAGGCCAGAACCAGCTGCCTGGTGGACCCCCCGCCAATCATGCTGGGGAGAAATCTTCGCCACTAGCAGCAG ctcCCGGTTTGAAGACGGCAACCATCAGGACTCCCAAAATGAACAAACACACCAGAGAGCCAA TCATGAGCACCCTGCGGTCTGAGGACCCCTCATCCCCAGGTGACCTGGACAGCCAATTCCAGTGTCAGGTGGCCGGTTGCTCAAAAGCCTTCCGCAAAGCCAAGCTTTTGGAATACCACCTCAAATACTACCACAACGCCGACAGAGAGACCCATGACTTTGAGACGGGTTCCCCGGACAGGGTGGGCCGCACCCGGGCCACGtccacctccctgcccccatCCTCCAACCCCCAGCTGGAGGTCCCTGACAGCAAAAGACGCCGCActgtctcctcatcctcct CTCTGTCTCCCCAGGCACAAGCCCTCCAGCTGGACTGTGTCAGAGCCGGCCGGACGGGAAGGAAGAAGCGCTCGTCAGCCTCCATGAGCTCTGACAGCACTGAGGTGTCCCTTCCTCCCCCGCCCCGTGATAGGAGCCTGGACAACCTCCACGAGAAGATCCTAAAGAAGGTCATCGACAAGGACAAGTACCCAGAAACAG gGTTCATCAAAACTGAGAAGAAGGTCAAACTGGAGGAGAAGCCGCAGCAGCTAG gaaagaaaaaggagaaggaCAGGGAGCGTAGGGACAGGAAGGACAAAGACCTGTTCAAACtcaaacagaagaagaagaagaagaaaaggaagaaatCCAAGGAACACA gCTACACGGACTTCGACGGGATGTCGCTCTCCTTCCTAGACAGGTCTTCATCTCCCCTGCATCGTTCTTCTGGCAGCGCGTtcaccttcctcacctcctcgtCGCCTTCCTCCTCTAAACACCACCAGTACCCACGCGCCATCCTGTCTGTCGACCTGACcggagaga ACCTGTCGGACGTGGACTACCTAGAGGACTCGACCACAGAGAGCCTGCTGCTGAGTGGGGACGACCTCAGCCAGGAGGACCTGGCCATGGAGGCCTTCCCTCCTGAGGAGCCGCAGGACAGCCAGGAGATAGTCCGCTGTGTCTGCCAGATGGATGAGGAGAACGGCTTCATGATCCAG TGTGAGGAGTGTATGTGCTGGCAGCACAGTGTCTGTATGGGCCTCCTTGAGGACAGTATCCCAGAACAGTACATATGTTACATCTGCAGAGACCCCCCAG GCCAGAGGTGGAGTGCCAAATACCTGCATGACAGGGACTGGCTGACGAAGGGTCACATGTTCGGACTGTCCTTCCTATCAGATAACTACTCCAATCAGAACTGTCAGAAGATAGTCTCCACCCATCAGCTTCTGGCCGACGCCTACAGCCTCAAGACCCTGCTCCACGGCCTCACGCTCAAGATGGACATTCTGCA GAACAGACACAGCCCCAGCTTGCACTTCTGGGCGCGGTCTTGGGTAAACTCAGATGAGGACCAGCCAATGGGAGGGCTTCCTGACTGCCTGCACTTTCAGGAAGTCCTGGCAGACTCTGAGGACCAGAATTGTCTCCCCGACACCTATATCACCAGCGAGCACAGCTACCAGAAGCCCCCTGGGACCCCCGGTGCAGCCACTGACCCCCCCAGGATGGCTGCAGACCTTTTGGGCtgcagcagggaggagggcgaggTGGGGATGAGCCTGGAGCTCAAAACTGTCACACACTCTGTGGAACAAGGA GAGAGGGCAGCTGTGATGTTGCCTGGTGCAGATTCAGTAGAACATGCCAGAAACTGCCTGCAGTGGCAAATGAACCTGCTGACCCATATAGAAGATGTCCAGAACCAGCTGGCCAGCAGGATGGACCTAATAGAGAAGGAGCTGGATG TGTTGGAGAGTTGGCTCGACCTGTCAGGAGAGTTGGAACCCCCGGACCCCCTGGCACGGCTGCCACAGCTCAAACTACGCATCAAGCAGCTGCTCTCTGACCTCGGCAAGGTTCAGCAGATGAGCGCCCTCtgttctgtctga
- the phf20l1 gene encoding PHD finger protein 20-like protein 1 isoform X4, which yields MSKKPPNRPGISFEVGSRVEAQDYLKKWYPSRIEEVDFEEGKMLVHFDRWSHRYDEWIPWDSTRLRPLERSAIRKEGLKEDEEMTELRDGEEVLARWTDCRYYPAKIESFNKDTGTYTVQFYDGVVRCVKRIHIKSMPEDAKGQKDWVALVKAASAAARNRGNSKPRTSANSNKNRDEGRGERSEDEDAEDDFDDDEQEEESNSDKPGACVDSAGDQEEQRDEEDSRHTPVSSPAPTKGGARRSNHQSVESTSSTPSQPVSAPSSAGEETQSGTEPPLPSLSSSTAPSLPAPSSPSPSLRTSESAQQRRRSQRLASTPVDAPGDPTPSPAHADNSPSSPAKETRPTEIDASSTEGAVLNCVEKSDSSLHNYCAGMPSTPTPPAPATGQNQLPGGPPANHAGEKSSPLAAAPGLKTATIRTPKMNKHTREPIMSTLRSEDPSSPGDLDSQFQCQVAGCSKAFRKAKLLEYHLKYYHNADRETHDFETGSPDRVGRTRATSTSLPPSSNPQLEVPDSKRRRTVSSSSSLSPQAQALQLDCVRAGRTGRKKRSSASMSSDSTEVSLPPPPRDRSLDNLHEKILKKVIDKDKYPETGFIKTEKKVKLEEKPQQLGKKKEKDRERRDRKDKDLFKLKQKKKKKKRKKSKEHSYTDFDGMSLSFLDRSSSPLHRSSGSAFTFLTSSSPSSSKHHQYPRAILSVDLTGENLSDVDYLEDSTTESLLLSGDDLSQEDLAMEAFPPEEPQDSQEIVRCVCQMDEENGFMIQCEECMCWQHSVCMGLLEDSIPEQYICYICRDPPGQRWSAKYLHDRDWLTKGHMFGLSFLSDNYSNQNCQKIVSTHQLLADAYSLKTLLHGLTLKMDILQNRHSPSLHFWARSWVNSDEDQPMGGLPDCLHFQEVLADSEDQNCLPDTYITSEHSYQKPPGTPGAATDPPRMAADLLGCSREEGEVGMSLELKTVTHSVEQGERAAVMLPGADSVEHARNCLQWQMNLLTHIEDVQNQLASRMDLIEKELDVLESWLDLSGELEPPDPLARLPQLKLRIKQLLSDLGKVQQMSALCSV from the exons GAgttgagagatggagaagaggtgCTCGCTCGATGGACAGACTGTCGATATTACCCTGCTAAGATAGAGTCATTCAACAAGGACA CTGGTACCTACACGGTGCAGTTCTACGACGGGGTTGTCCGCTGTGTGAAGAGGATACATATCAAGTCCATGCCAGAGGATGCAAAAGGCCag AAG gaCTGGGTGGCGTTGGTAAAGGCCGCCTCGGCCGCCGCCAGGAACAGAGGCAATAGTAAACCTCGGACCAGCGCCAACAGTAACAAAAACCGCGATGAGGGCCGCGGAGAGCGCTCCGAGGATGAAGACGCCGAGGACGACTTCGATGACGacgagcaggaagaggagagcaacTCTGACAAACCTG GTGCTTGTGTTGATTCTGCAGGAGATCAGGAGGAGCaaagggatgaggaggacagCAGACACACCCCCGTCTCCAGCCCGGCCCCTACCAAGGGTGGGGCCAGGCGCTCCAATCATCAGTCTGTAGAGTCCAccagctccaccccctcccaacCCGTCTCTGCCCCCTcgtcagcaggagaggagacccAGTCGGGCAccgagccccccctcccctctctcagctCCTCCACTGCACCCTCACTTCCTG ccccctccagcccctccccctccttaagAACGTCAGAGTCTGCACAGCAGAGACGACGCTCCCAGCGACTTGCGAGCACCCCAGTCGACGCACCCGGCGACCCCACTCCCAGCCCTGCACACGCCGACAACAGCCCCTCATCCCCCGCCAAAGAGACACGCCCGACAGAGATCGATGCATCTTCTACAGAGG GTGCAGTTCTGAACTGTGTGGAGAAGTCAGATTCCAGCCTCCATAACTACTGTGCAGGAATGCCCTCCACACCCACTCCTCCAGCACCAGCCACAGGCCAGAACCAGCTGCCTGGTGGACCCCCCGCCAATCATGCTGGGGAGAAATCTTCGCCACTAGCAGCAG ctcCCGGTTTGAAGACGGCAACCATCAGGACTCCCAAAATGAACAAACACACCAGAGAGCCAA TCATGAGCACCCTGCGGTCTGAGGACCCCTCATCCCCAGGTGACCTGGACAGCCAATTCCAGTGTCAGGTGGCCGGTTGCTCAAAAGCCTTCCGCAAAGCCAAGCTTTTGGAATACCACCTCAAATACTACCACAACGCCGACAGAGAGACCCATGACTTTGAGACGGGTTCCCCGGACAGGGTGGGCCGCACCCGGGCCACGtccacctccctgcccccatCCTCCAACCCCCAGCTGGAGGTCCCTGACAGCAAAAGACGCCGCActgtctcctcatcctcct CTCTGTCTCCCCAGGCACAAGCCCTCCAGCTGGACTGTGTCAGAGCCGGCCGGACGGGAAGGAAGAAGCGCTCGTCAGCCTCCATGAGCTCTGACAGCACTGAGGTGTCCCTTCCTCCCCCGCCCCGTGATAGGAGCCTGGACAACCTCCACGAGAAGATCCTAAAGAAGGTCATCGACAAGGACAAGTACCCAGAAACAG gGTTCATCAAAACTGAGAAGAAGGTCAAACTGGAGGAGAAGCCGCAGCAGCTAG gaaagaaaaaggagaaggaCAGGGAGCGTAGGGACAGGAAGGACAAAGACCTGTTCAAACtcaaacagaagaagaagaagaagaaaaggaagaaatCCAAGGAACACA gCTACACGGACTTCGACGGGATGTCGCTCTCCTTCCTAGACAGGTCTTCATCTCCCCTGCATCGTTCTTCTGGCAGCGCGTtcaccttcctcacctcctcgtCGCCTTCCTCCTCTAAACACCACCAGTACCCACGCGCCATCCTGTCTGTCGACCTGACcggagaga ACCTGTCGGACGTGGACTACCTAGAGGACTCGACCACAGAGAGCCTGCTGCTGAGTGGGGACGACCTCAGCCAGGAGGACCTGGCCATGGAGGCCTTCCCTCCTGAGGAGCCGCAGGACAGCCAGGAGATAGTCCGCTGTGTCTGCCAGATGGATGAGGAGAACGGCTTCATGATCCAG TGTGAGGAGTGTATGTGCTGGCAGCACAGTGTCTGTATGGGCCTCCTTGAGGACAGTATCCCAGAACAGTACATATGTTACATCTGCAGAGACCCCCCAG GCCAGAGGTGGAGTGCCAAATACCTGCATGACAGGGACTGGCTGACGAAGGGTCACATGTTCGGACTGTCCTTCCTATCAGATAACTACTCCAATCAGAACTGTCAGAAGATAGTCTCCACCCATCAGCTTCTGGCCGACGCCTACAGCCTCAAGACCCTGCTCCACGGCCTCACGCTCAAGATGGACATTCTGCA GAACAGACACAGCCCCAGCTTGCACTTCTGGGCGCGGTCTTGGGTAAACTCAGATGAGGACCAGCCAATGGGAGGGCTTCCTGACTGCCTGCACTTTCAGGAAGTCCTGGCAGACTCTGAGGACCAGAATTGTCTCCCCGACACCTATATCACCAGCGAGCACAGCTACCAGAAGCCCCCTGGGACCCCCGGTGCAGCCACTGACCCCCCCAGGATGGCTGCAGACCTTTTGGGCtgcagcagggaggagggcgaggTGGGGATGAGCCTGGAGCTCAAAACTGTCACACACTCTGTGGAACAAGGA GAGAGGGCAGCTGTGATGTTGCCTGGTGCAGATTCAGTAGAACATGCCAGAAACTGCCTGCAGTGGCAAATGAACCTGCTGACCCATATAGAAGATGTCCAGAACCAGCTGGCCAGCAGGATGGACCTAATAGAGAAGGAGCTGGATG TGTTGGAGAGTTGGCTCGACCTGTCAGGAGAGTTGGAACCCCCGGACCCCCTGGCACGGCTGCCACAGCTCAAACTACGCATCAAGCAGCTGCTCTCTGACCTCGGCAAGGTTCAGCAGATGAGCGCCCTCtgttctgtctga